CATTCGACCCACGACCCGTCTTGGACGGGGATGTTCGGGGATGGGATGGGCTTCGACCTTGATCACCTCACCCTTGAACAGACGCTTGCGTGCACGCTCACGAATCCCTTTCTGAAGGCCTTTGATCAGCGACTGGTTCTGCTGCATCGTTCCTGTTCCCACAGCAACGTGGTCGAACTTGGGGAACACCCAGGCATAAAAATCAGGTGAGACGTCGGTGCCCACATACATCTCGGCGAGATCCTCGTAGTAGGTCATCTCCTCGGCAGGCAGCTTGATGCGTTCCTGGAAAGCGATCGCCACGTTGTAATCACCGGCATCCATGGCCTTGGCGACGCGGGAGTTTGCACCGTCAGCGCCAATGATCAGATCCACCTCCAGAGTCTTCAGCTCTCCGGTTGGACCTCCATTGCTGTAGTCGGCGTAATGCAGGGTGTATGGGCCCTGACGATTGGTTCCGGTATCAATTTTCTGTACGAGCGCATTCACGAGAGTCGCCCCTAGCTCGGCGGAGCGGTTGCGCAGGAAGGCATCAAAAACCTCACGACGACACATGCCGATGTAGGCATCGTTGTCGTAGCCGAGTGGATCCAGCCTGATGTCCACCTCCTTGTTGGAGGGGGAGATCATCTTCATGTTGCGGACTTTTCGATCGATGATCGATTCGGGAAGTTCGAATTCCTCGACCATGCAGAGTGGGATCGCTCCTCCACAGGGCTTGGCATTGTCGAGTTTGCGCTCGAACAGCCAGGTGTTGATGCCAGCTTTTGCAAGCACTTCAGCGGCGCAGGATCCGCTCGGACCTCCGCCGATGACAGCAACTCTCAGCATCTCAGCACTCTCCGCTGGACTCTAAATCGAAGTTACACCGCAATCAGTCCTTTCGCTGCTGGCACTGGCGCACCCCCTTACGATCGAAACATCAGTGAGGTGTTCTTTTGTCCCGGGCTGTCGCAACCCGAAGCAGGAAGCGTGACAGCAGCCGCGATGACATCCCCATCGCCCGCCGCAGTCGTTCCTCACAACCGAAGCGTGGGAGTGGTCTGGGACTTCTGCTCGCCTGTGGAGTTGTCTTCTCACTGTCTCTGGCCACGGTGCTGTTCCTTCCGGAGCTGCTGCCCTTCGGCTCCAAGACCCAGGTGGTTGAGGGCATTGATGAACAGCCAGGCCGTGATGGTCGCCTGCTCGGTCATTTCCCCTATCCGGAGGCGATTGTCGATCAACTGGTGCCAGTGGAGGCGGGAATTGAATTGCATCGAGATGCCGCCATTTCACTCGATGCCATGCGTCGTGCCGCTGCAGCCGATGGTGTTGATCTGAGGTTGCTGAGCGGTTATCGCTCCCAGGACCTTCAGAAAAGTATTTTCTTCGACGTCAAATCCGAGCGCAATCAAACCGCTGCGGAGCGGGCCAAGGTTTCGGCACCACCTGGATATTCCGAGCACAGCACCGGCTATGCCGTCGACCTCGGTGATGGAGACGACCCGGCCACGAATCTGTCCACCTCTTTTGAGCAGACCTACGCCTTCAGCTGGCTTCAGGATCATGCCGCTAGCTATCACTTCACGCTCTCTTTCCCTGCTGTGAATT
Above is a window of Synechococcus sp. BIOS-E4-1 DNA encoding:
- the chlP gene encoding geranylgeranyl reductase, coding for MLRVAVIGGGPSGSCAAEVLAKAGINTWLFERKLDNAKPCGGAIPLCMVEEFELPESIIDRKVRNMKMISPSNKEVDIRLDPLGYDNDAYIGMCRREVFDAFLRNRSAELGATLVNALVQKIDTGTNRQGPYTLHYADYSNGGPTGELKTLEVDLIIGADGANSRVAKAMDAGDYNVAIAFQERIKLPAEEMTYYEDLAEMYVGTDVSPDFYAWVFPKFDHVAVGTGTMQQNQSLIKGLQKGIRERARKRLFKGEVIKVEAHPIPEHPRPRRVVGRMALVGDAAGYVTKSSGEGIYFAAKSGRMCAEAIVEISANGSRIPTEKQIKSTYLKRWDRKYGATYAVLDILQRIFYRNDAAREAFVEMCDDRDVQKLTFDSYLYKRVVMMNPWQQVKLTLRTVGSLLRGQALAPSNYGSVPSAVGRTDGDFLAEEAAQAIKSQSSEDHASSGEERSKVTTS
- a CDS encoding M15 family metallopeptidase, which encodes MSRAVATRSRKRDSSRDDIPIARRSRSSQPKRGSGLGLLLACGVVFSLSLATVLFLPELLPFGSKTQVVEGIDEQPGRDGRLLGHFPYPEAIVDQLVPVEAGIELHRDAAISLDAMRRAAAADGVDLRLLSGYRSQDLQKSIFFDVKSERNQTAAERAKVSAPPGYSEHSTGYAVDLGDGDDPATNLSTSFEQTYAFSWLQDHAASYHFTLSFPAVNSQGVSYEPWHWRFEGSADALRRFEPARRLANGG